One Vallitalea pronyensis genomic region harbors:
- a CDS encoding efflux RND transporter permease subunit, with protein sequence MLSKFSVKKPVTIVMIVLIFVIFGAVSSSKLTMDLFPDMNIPYAAVSTTYIGASPAEVEGMVTGTVESALATVQNVKNIQSISSEHHSLVIVEFVESANMDAAMMDMREKLDQIQSFLPESVTSPMIIKFNPNMMPIMGFSVTQEGSNMSEITDFAEETLKPKLERIEGVASVTITGGSEKQIEITLDSEKISGFGLEPDMVANLIKASNLDMPIGSITDKDKDYTIRTTAKIDSIEALEDFILMEIPVPMPGANFQMPGADSENTGEGTTNQNPLANTTNQNPQAGENPAATTDNPNPAATDGQTPTPGAVSMMTIKLKDIATVNEVEANANTYTKVNGQDSISIMIQRQSEYNTTDVADKVNAAIDDIKEDYEGINIITTLDQSKYIKDMVSSVSLNALIGALLAIVILFIFLKDVRPTVIIGVAIPISIIVAFTFIWLSGISLNVVSLGGLALGIGMLVDNAVVVLENIYRIRKEGKSRIEAAIIGSKQVAGAVTASTLTTIAVFLPVIFVQGMTAQLFKELAITVALTLVASLLVALTLVPMMSSRLIKRPDTSTHHKLMDSFNRFYVRVLKGALRHRFVVLVLTIILFFASIFGAMTIGTELIPASDEGQIEITASKKGATFQVTVDMVKEIEAILEDYEEIETVSASVGGGNGFASMMGGGGAGSGRINLVLVPKDERDKTTKEMTDDLRERISDKIDADLEVTAVSSNRMAFGTVPVQVDITGEDFEELERLALEVEEAVKSIEGTVEVDNGIEKGSPEIRITTENAITGPLGVTVGQIAGTIRERLQDTKVTTLELDGQQMDVYINESSNTELTVDALNALTFPSMKGQEVVLSDIADIEETAGYSTINRNNQKRIISVTAQLEEGKSSGKVGDILEEKLKDIKVPDGYRIDLSGENKEIQDSFRSLFLALLLGVVLVYMIMASQFESFLYPFVIMFSVPLAFTGAFAALFITGTPLSIVGFLGMIVLTGIVVNNGIVLVDYMNKLIVAGKSLKDAIIEAGSVRLRPILMTALTTILALVPLALVPGDGAEMIAPLGVTVIGGLLMSTFLTLVIVPVIYSLFYGLKNRLKRSN encoded by the coding sequence ATGCTATCAAAATTTAGTGTAAAAAAACCCGTTACTATTGTGATGATTGTACTTATATTTGTGATATTTGGAGCAGTATCCTCTTCAAAATTAACCATGGATTTATTTCCAGATATGAATATACCTTATGCAGCAGTATCCACCACCTATATTGGAGCTAGCCCTGCAGAAGTAGAAGGTATGGTGACTGGGACAGTTGAAAGTGCTCTTGCAACGGTACAGAATGTTAAGAACATACAGTCCATTTCATCAGAACATCATTCCCTTGTCATTGTTGAATTTGTGGAATCCGCCAACATGGATGCTGCCATGATGGATATGCGGGAGAAGCTTGACCAGATACAGAGCTTCTTACCAGAATCCGTTACGTCACCTATGATTATTAAGTTTAATCCCAACATGATGCCTATTATGGGATTTTCCGTTACACAAGAAGGCAGTAACATGAGTGAAATCACCGATTTCGCAGAAGAAACCCTTAAACCAAAGCTTGAAAGAATAGAAGGTGTTGCCTCTGTAACCATTACTGGTGGCAGCGAGAAGCAAATTGAGATTACCCTAGACTCTGAGAAAATTAGCGGTTTTGGCTTAGAACCTGATATGGTAGCCAATCTTATAAAAGCTTCTAATTTAGATATGCCCATCGGAAGTATAACAGATAAGGATAAGGATTATACCATCCGTACAACAGCCAAAATTGATAGTATTGAGGCATTAGAAGATTTTATTCTCATGGAAATACCTGTACCGATGCCAGGTGCAAACTTTCAAATGCCAGGAGCAGACAGTGAGAATACAGGTGAAGGCACAACGAACCAAAATCCTTTAGCGAATACAACCAATCAAAACCCACAGGCTGGTGAAAATCCTGCTGCAACGACGGATAATCCGAACCCAGCAGCAACAGATGGTCAAACCCCTACTCCAGGTGCTGTTTCCATGATGACCATAAAATTAAAGGATATTGCTACTGTCAATGAAGTGGAAGCAAATGCCAATACCTATACAAAAGTAAACGGCCAAGACAGTATATCCATTATGATTCAAAGACAGTCTGAATACAATACAACAGATGTTGCCGATAAAGTAAATGCAGCCATTGATGATATTAAAGAAGATTATGAGGGCATTAACATCATTACGACCCTTGATCAATCAAAATATATAAAAGACATGGTATCTTCTGTGAGTTTAAATGCCCTTATTGGCGCACTCCTTGCCATTGTCATCCTATTTATCTTCTTGAAAGATGTTCGTCCAACAGTGATTATCGGTGTAGCTATTCCAATTAGTATTATAGTAGCCTTTACGTTTATTTGGCTAAGCGGCATAAGCCTTAATGTGGTATCATTAGGTGGATTAGCCCTAGGGATTGGTATGCTGGTGGATAATGCGGTGGTTGTTCTAGAAAACATCTATCGTATTCGAAAAGAAGGTAAAAGCAGAATTGAAGCTGCCATTATAGGGAGTAAGCAGGTTGCAGGTGCAGTAACAGCTTCCACCCTTACAACCATTGCTGTTTTTCTACCTGTTATCTTTGTTCAAGGTATGACAGCTCAATTATTTAAGGAATTAGCCATAACGGTTGCCTTAACATTGGTTGCCAGTTTATTAGTTGCCTTAACATTAGTGCCCATGATGTCATCACGTTTAATTAAGCGTCCAGACACAAGCACCCATCATAAACTGATGGATTCATTCAACCGTTTTTATGTCCGTGTGTTAAAAGGAGCTTTGCGTCATCGTTTTGTGGTACTTGTACTAACCATTATTCTATTTTTCGCCAGTATATTTGGTGCCATGACCATTGGAACAGAGCTTATTCCAGCATCGGATGAAGGTCAAATTGAAATTACCGCATCTAAAAAAGGAGCCACATTCCAAGTAACCGTAGATATGGTAAAAGAAATTGAAGCTATTTTAGAAGACTATGAAGAAATAGAAACCGTCAGTGCTTCTGTTGGTGGCGGCAATGGTTTTGCCAGTATGATGGGCGGCGGTGGCGCTGGCTCAGGAAGAATAAACCTGGTTCTTGTACCAAAAGATGAACGGGATAAAACCACAAAAGAAATGACAGACGACTTAAGAGAACGTATTTCAGATAAAATAGATGCTGACCTTGAAGTAACCGCTGTATCCTCTAACCGAATGGCATTTGGTACCGTACCGGTGCAAGTGGATATAACAGGTGAAGACTTTGAGGAGTTAGAACGCTTAGCTCTTGAAGTGGAAGAAGCCGTTAAGAGTATAGAAGGAACCGTAGAGGTTGATAACGGTATAGAAAAGGGTTCCCCTGAAATTCGCATTACAACGGAGAATGCCATCACAGGACCTCTTGGTGTAACGGTAGGTCAGATTGCAGGAACCATTCGAGAAAGATTACAAGATACAAAGGTCACAACCCTTGAACTGGATGGGCAGCAAATGGATGTCTATATCAATGAATCATCCAATACGGAACTTACTGTGGATGCGCTGAATGCATTAACATTCCCTTCTATGAAAGGTCAAGAAGTGGTACTATCAGACATTGCAGATATTGAAGAAACAGCTGGATATTCCACCATTAATAGGAACAATCAAAAACGTATCATCAGTGTTACTGCTCAATTAGAAGAAGGTAAAAGCAGTGGTAAAGTAGGCGACATACTGGAAGAAAAATTAAAGGATATTAAGGTGCCAGATGGTTACAGAATTGACCTATCTGGAGAGAATAAAGAAATTCAAGACTCCTTCAGAAGTTTGTTTTTAGCGTTACTACTAGGTGTGGTTCTGGTTTATATGATCATGGCATCTCAGTTTGAGTCGTTCTTATATCCATTTGTCATTATGTTTAGTGTGCCATTAGCCTTTACAGGTGCCTTTGCAGCGTTATTCATTACTGGCACACCCCTGAGTATTGTAGGATTCTTAGGTATGATTGTATTAACAGGTATTGTTGTTAATAATGGCATTGTTCTGGTAGACTATATGAATAAGCTGATAGTTGCTGGAAAATCCCTAAAAGATGCGATCATAGAAGCAGGAAGTGTTCGATTACGTCCAATCCTTATGACAGCCCTGACAACCATCTTGGCGCTGGTACCATTAGCACTTGTTCCGGGGGATGGGGCAGAGATGATTGCACCACTTGGTGTTACCGTCATCGGTGGATTACTCATGTCAACGTTCCTAACACTGGTTATTGTGCCGGTTATTTACTCACTATTCTATGGTTTAAAGAATCGATTAAAGCGTAGTAATTAG
- a CDS encoding TetR/AcrR family transcriptional regulator: MSKRKNILDAAAAIINRESIHGITIAKVATEANIGKSTVYEYFENKEQLIQQTVQYVGEVYMDTIKKTLLESHRDFESTMKTLIKLVMKGIRKGNSHYLFMMSECKKPTGNKINAHVKVKSIVMGFRLKLLDILEAILTLGQEEGIVKKPHDKMFLIVWQNLLVTLAFEFSGVDEFVKTQHIAIDDDEKNVQTIYRYLIKMLQMDMQES, encoded by the coding sequence ATGAGTAAACGAAAGAATATATTAGATGCAGCAGCAGCTATTATTAATCGTGAAAGCATTCATGGTATTACCATAGCAAAAGTAGCCACAGAAGCTAATATTGGTAAAAGCACAGTTTATGAATACTTTGAAAACAAAGAACAGCTCATTCAGCAAACGGTTCAATATGTGGGTGAGGTATATATGGATACCATCAAGAAAACCCTTTTGGAAAGTCATCGGGATTTTGAAAGCACCATGAAAACCCTTATAAAACTGGTGATGAAAGGTATTAGAAAAGGTAATAGCCATTATCTGTTTATGATGAGTGAGTGTAAGAAACCAACAGGCAATAAAATCAATGCCCATGTGAAAGTGAAAAGTATTGTGATGGGCTTTCGGTTAAAATTACTTGATATACTAGAAGCTATTTTGACCTTAGGCCAGGAAGAAGGCATTGTTAAGAAACCCCATGATAAGATGTTTCTTATTGTGTGGCAGAACTTATTGGTTACCCTTGCATTTGAATTTTCTGGTGTGGATGAATTTGTAAAGACACAACATATTGCCATTGATGACGATGAGAAGAATGTGCAGACCATCTATCGTTACCTGATTAAAATGCTGCAAATGGATATGCAGGAATCATAA
- a CDS encoding DeoR/GlpR family DNA-binding transcription regulator: MFAIQRSEKILELLEKKGIVHVNNLVDLFQVSDVTIRKDLNKLQEQGLITKTHGGAVLNKKHNTLVTPPKNSSSPTSITLKKEKLAAAAYPYIQKGDTIFLGSGYTCAALARHIKRSDDISVITNNLEAALILKEKCRTLILMGGEVIVYDNYTFTTNPQMSEYLKTFNINKTITSCSAIDKNFGISVSTEVNHKIITSVLEVAYNWYLLVDESKFNQVSPYKVADVSSVDMILSDIKSDEYSTFKNIITI; the protein is encoded by the coding sequence ATGTTTGCTATACAACGTTCAGAAAAAATTCTCGAATTACTTGAGAAAAAAGGGATTGTCCATGTGAATAATCTTGTTGATCTATTCCAAGTAAGCGATGTGACCATTCGCAAGGATCTTAATAAACTGCAAGAACAAGGTCTTATAACGAAGACCCATGGTGGAGCTGTGCTTAATAAGAAGCATAACACCTTGGTGACACCACCTAAAAATTCATCATCCCCTACAAGCATCACATTGAAGAAGGAAAAGCTGGCTGCAGCCGCCTATCCTTACATACAAAAGGGTGATACCATATTTTTAGGTTCAGGCTATACCTGTGCTGCTTTAGCAAGACATATTAAAAGAAGCGATGATATCTCAGTCATTACCAATAACCTAGAAGCGGCTCTTATCTTAAAAGAAAAATGTAGAACCTTGATATTAATGGGTGGTGAAGTCATTGTCTATGATAATTACACCTTTACCACGAACCCACAAATGAGTGAATATCTTAAAACTTTTAATATCAATAAGACCATTACCAGCTGCTCCGCTATTGATAAGAACTTTGGGATATCTGTCTCAACAGAAGTGAATCATAAGATTATTACTTCTGTTCTTGAAGTGGCTTATAATTGGTACTTATTAGTGGACGAATCCAAATTTAATCAGGTATCACCTTATAAGGTAGCAGATGTCAGCAGTGTAGACATGATTCTTAGCGACATAAAATCTGACGAATATAGCACTTTTAAGAATATAATAACCATATAA
- a CDS encoding 5-deoxy-glucuronate isomerase, protein MKIKQPGDFLNGVNKIVDINGPHRDYLMDFEILKLNQGDTYSNKQPLERAYLLIQGEVTASYADETATMTRPNYYDHNPVTLQLAPSTLVELLCTEDETEIAIFKSENDNLQHNCLRKPEDTVVEERGKGFMNESGTRITRTIIDKSIDPDSNLMLGEDMHYPGKWAGFPSHHHQQPEIYFYKFHPVNQKGFGLLKLGDDAILLEENDTVLIPPGMDHPQVAAPGYAMYFIFAIRHLENNPYIRPTFIEEHLWVEEPDAILWPDKK, encoded by the coding sequence ATGAAAATAAAACAACCTGGCGATTTTTTAAACGGTGTGAATAAAATCGTTGATATTAACGGTCCTCATCGGGATTATCTGATGGACTTTGAGATACTAAAACTCAATCAAGGTGATACGTACAGCAATAAACAGCCATTGGAGAGAGCTTATCTGCTCATTCAAGGTGAAGTGACAGCATCCTATGCAGATGAAACCGCAACCATGACACGTCCCAATTACTATGATCACAACCCTGTCACACTACAATTGGCTCCATCTACACTTGTGGAACTCCTATGTACGGAAGATGAAACAGAAATAGCTATTTTTAAATCTGAAAATGATAACCTTCAACATAATTGTTTGAGAAAGCCAGAAGATACCGTTGTAGAAGAACGTGGAAAAGGTTTCATGAATGAGTCTGGAACACGGATTACCCGTACCATTATTGATAAATCCATTGATCCAGATTCCAACCTGATGTTAGGTGAAGATATGCACTACCCAGGAAAATGGGCGGGGTTCCCTTCCCACCACCACCAGCAACCAGAAATATATTTTTATAAGTTTCATCCCGTGAATCAAAAAGGGTTTGGTTTACTTAAGCTTGGGGATGACGCTATTCTCTTAGAGGAGAATGATACGGTGCTTATTCCACCAGGTATGGATCATCCTCAAGTAGCGGCACCAGGTTATGCCATGTACTTTATCTTTGCCATCCGCCATTTGGAGAATAATCCTTATATTCGCCCAACATTTATTGAAGAACATCTCTGGGTAGAAGAGCCTGACGCTATCTTGTGGCCGGATAAAAAGTAA
- the iolE gene encoding myo-inosose-2 dehydratase, with protein sequence MRKTGSNMDLSKHFIKLGCAPINWTNDDLPELGGELTYQQCLSEMALAGFEGSEIGNKYPTDVATLAYECDIRNMQICNQWFSCEFTTKPEEETLKRFETLTNFLYALGARVVGVCETGVTIQGDITKKMFDDAPILTDEQFHKIAKGLNKLGQMAKNKGMKIGYHYHMGTGVQSMEEFEKLMSLIDPDLVGVLFDTGHATFAGEDAVEVLRTYIDRVVHIHLKDVRSDVLKRVKEEKLSFLQAVKEGIYTVPGDGDMVDWDNIFKIISQSNYSGWIVIEAEQDPAKANPLEYAKKARRFITEKTGL encoded by the coding sequence ATGAGAAAAACAGGAAGTAATATGGACCTTAGCAAACACTTTATTAAGCTTGGCTGTGCACCCATTAACTGGACCAACGATGACTTGCCTGAGCTCGGAGGAGAACTGACTTACCAACAATGTCTGAGCGAAATGGCATTAGCAGGATTTGAGGGCAGTGAAATTGGTAATAAGTATCCCACAGATGTAGCCACATTAGCTTATGAATGTGATATACGCAACATGCAGATTTGTAATCAATGGTTTAGTTGTGAGTTTACAACCAAGCCAGAAGAAGAAACCCTAAAGCGATTTGAAACCCTTACTAACTTCTTATATGCCTTAGGGGCAAGAGTTGTTGGTGTATGTGAAACAGGTGTAACCATTCAAGGAGATATCACCAAGAAAATGTTCGATGATGCCCCTATTCTAACGGATGAGCAATTCCATAAAATTGCGAAAGGTCTTAATAAGTTAGGACAGATGGCCAAGAACAAAGGTATGAAAATAGGGTATCACTATCACATGGGGACAGGTGTACAATCCATGGAAGAATTTGAAAAACTCATGTCTTTAATTGATCCCGATTTAGTTGGTGTTCTGTTTGATACAGGTCACGCCACTTTTGCTGGAGAAGATGCTGTTGAGGTTTTAAGAACATACATTGACCGTGTGGTGCACATCCACCTAAAAGATGTACGCAGTGACGTCTTAAAGCGGGTAAAAGAAGAGAAATTAAGCTTTTTGCAAGCTGTAAAAGAGGGTATCTATACCGTACCTGGTGATGGGGATATGGTTGATTGGGACAATATCTTCAAAATCATTAGTCAGAGCAATTATTCTGGATGGATTGTCATAGAAGCCGAACAAGACCCAGCTAAGGCTAATCCTCTTGAATATGCTAAAAAAGCTCGCCGATTTATTACTGAAAAAACAGGGCTATAA
- the iolD gene encoding 3D-(3,5/4)-trihydroxycyclohexane-1,2-dione acylhydrolase (decyclizing) — MKTKRLTMAQALLEFLDHQYVEIDGVETKFVQGVMGIFGHGNVVGLGQALDQYKDRIKYYAGKNEQEITHVAIAYAKQKRRKQIFACTASIGPGSLNMVTAAGTATVNRIPVLLLPSDAYSDRQPDPVLQQVEQSYDPSITANDAFRSVSKYWDRIQRPEQLMSSAIHAMRVLTSPADTGAVTLCLPQDVQGEAYDYPVSFFKKRVHRIRRREIDPYDLEQVLSIMKDKKKPLVICGGGVRYSDAEQALVDFCETFNIPFSETQAGKGIIPWTHDLNLGGGGVCGTLAANRLAKEADVILAVGTRLNDFVTSSKFAYQNPDVTLITLNINDTDAYKMEAVSVVADAKKGLIQLKESLLKNHYKSTYGHEIKQAKEDWQLELDKMDNATSKDGFCQTTALGIINKIIDPDAIIVSASGSLPSDLERVWRPIKPDTYHLEYGFSCMGYEVSGALGTKLASPDVESYCFVGDGGFLMGHSDLFTSLQEDQKINVLLFDNHGHQCIHNLQRSQGIHTFGTEFRYRNDEGNALLGQYTHIDFAKIAEGYGAVAYRVSDAEELVAALEDAKKQTRSTLIDIKVLPGTMTDGFEHFWRVGTAQVATDSAVEKAAINMNTTVKDKCFPY; from the coding sequence ATGAAAACAAAGCGCTTAACAATGGCTCAAGCTCTACTTGAATTTCTTGATCATCAATATGTAGAGATTGATGGCGTTGAAACGAAGTTTGTCCAAGGTGTCATGGGAATATTTGGACATGGTAATGTGGTGGGTCTAGGTCAGGCACTGGATCAGTATAAGGATCGTATCAAATATTACGCAGGAAAAAACGAACAAGAAATTACACATGTTGCTATCGCTTATGCGAAGCAAAAGAGAAGAAAACAGATATTTGCTTGCACGGCATCTATTGGACCCGGTTCATTAAATATGGTAACAGCTGCTGGTACAGCTACGGTTAACCGGATACCCGTTCTTCTATTACCATCAGATGCTTACTCAGACCGTCAGCCAGACCCTGTTTTACAACAGGTTGAACAATCTTATGACCCATCCATAACAGCTAATGATGCTTTTCGTTCCGTGAGCAAATACTGGGATCGTATACAGCGACCTGAACAACTGATGTCATCTGCTATTCATGCCATGCGTGTATTGACAAGTCCAGCAGATACGGGTGCTGTTACACTGTGTTTACCTCAAGACGTACAAGGGGAAGCTTATGATTATCCTGTTTCCTTCTTTAAGAAGCGGGTACATCGTATAAGAAGAAGAGAGATAGACCCTTATGATTTAGAACAGGTATTGTCCATCATGAAAGATAAGAAAAAACCTTTGGTCATCTGCGGTGGTGGTGTACGTTATAGTGACGCTGAACAGGCGTTAGTGGACTTTTGTGAAACATTTAACATCCCCTTCTCCGAAACCCAAGCAGGTAAAGGTATTATCCCTTGGACCCATGATTTAAACCTTGGGGGCGGTGGTGTCTGCGGTACTCTAGCTGCTAATCGTTTAGCTAAAGAAGCCGATGTCATCTTAGCTGTTGGTACAAGATTAAATGATTTTGTGACCTCCTCTAAGTTTGCTTATCAAAACCCTGATGTGACCCTTATCACATTAAATATTAATGACACGGATGCTTATAAAATGGAAGCTGTATCTGTTGTTGCTGATGCCAAGAAGGGTCTTATACAACTTAAAGAATCCTTGTTGAAAAACCACTATAAGAGTACGTATGGCCATGAAATCAAACAAGCCAAAGAGGATTGGCAATTAGAGCTTGATAAGATGGATAACGCTACCTCAAAAGATGGCTTCTGCCAAACAACAGCACTGGGTATCATCAACAAAATCATTGATCCAGATGCCATTATTGTATCTGCATCGGGCAGTTTACCTTCTGACTTGGAACGTGTGTGGCGACCTATTAAGCCCGATACCTATCACTTAGAGTACGGTTTCTCATGTATGGGCTACGAAGTAAGCGGCGCTCTTGGAACTAAATTAGCATCACCAGATGTAGAGAGCTATTGTTTTGTAGGTGATGGGGGCTTCTTAATGGGCCATTCAGATTTATTTACGTCTTTACAAGAAGATCAAAAAATCAATGTTCTCTTATTTGATAACCACGGTCATCAATGCATTCATAACTTACAACGTTCTCAAGGCATCCACACCTTTGGCACAGAGTTCAGGTATCGTAATGACGAGGGTAATGCTTTACTTGGTCAATATACCCATATTGATTTTGCTAAAATTGCAGAAGGTTATGGTGCTGTTGCCTACCGTGTAAGCGACGCTGAAGAACTCGTTGCAGCCCTTGAAGATGCCAAGAAGCAAACACGCTCTACCCTCATTGATATCAAAGTACTGCCAGGAACCATGACCGATGGTTTTGAACATTTCTGGCGTGTAGGCACTGCTCAAGTTGCTACAGACTCAGCCGTTGAAAAAGCAGCAATTAACATGAACACAACTGTAAAAGACAAATGCTTCCCTTACTAA
- a CDS encoding sugar ABC transporter substrate-binding protein, with translation MKKILSFLMVMMMLTVLFAGCSEKKDDTSGEVKDDGKKQEESSDKDIVIGFASNSFSDKWQTYLNDAVKQKCLDLGIKVVFGDGKNDPATQLANVENFIVEGVDAVLIVMVDPSAPAPFIKACDDAGIPLIAVNRKFEGADVFVGSDDIKAGNIQMEYVAEALGGKGNIAILEGEIGQNSSIKRTEGNTEYMKDYPDLKVVFQDSGKWDRAKGMEISENWLQSGETIHAIVANNDEMAIGAIRALTAIDKNDDVIVAGVDATPDALEYVKDGTLEVTVFQSPFGQGGTGVESALKLINGEEVPEYVDVPFEKVTIDNVDKYLEIWK, from the coding sequence ATGAAAAAGATTTTATCATTTTTAATGGTTATGATGATGTTAACCGTATTGTTTGCAGGGTGTAGTGAAAAAAAGGATGATACATCAGGAGAGGTAAAAGATGATGGAAAAAAACAAGAGGAAAGCAGTGACAAAGATATCGTTATAGGTTTTGCATCCAATAGTTTCTCAGACAAATGGCAAACATATTTAAATGATGCAGTTAAGCAAAAATGTCTAGATCTTGGTATTAAAGTTGTTTTTGGTGATGGTAAAAATGACCCAGCGACGCAATTAGCAAATGTTGAGAATTTCATTGTTGAGGGTGTGGATGCTGTACTTATCGTTATGGTTGACCCATCAGCTCCAGCACCATTTATTAAAGCTTGTGATGATGCAGGTATTCCATTAATAGCTGTTAATCGAAAGTTCGAAGGAGCAGATGTATTTGTTGGTTCAGATGACATCAAAGCTGGTAATATTCAGATGGAATATGTAGCTGAAGCCTTAGGTGGAAAAGGAAACATAGCCATTCTAGAAGGCGAGATTGGGCAGAATTCATCCATCAAACGTACAGAAGGAAACACAGAATACATGAAAGATTACCCTGATCTAAAAGTTGTTTTCCAAGATTCTGGTAAGTGGGACCGTGCAAAAGGTATGGAAATCTCTGAGAACTGGTTACAATCCGGTGAAACCATTCATGCTATCGTAGCCAATAATGATGAGATGGCTATTGGTGCTATTCGTGCTTTAACAGCCATTGATAAAAATGACGATGTGATTGTTGCCGGTGTTGATGCAACACCTGATGCCCTTGAGTATGTAAAAGATGGTACGTTAGAAGTAACTGTATTCCAAAGTCCATTTGGTCAAGGTGGCACAGGCGTTGAGTCTGCACTTAAATTAATTAATGGTGAAGAAGTACCTGAATACGTTGATGTACCTTTTGAAAAAGTAACCATTGATAACGTGGATAAATATTTGGAAATATGGAAGTAG
- a CDS encoding sugar ABC transporter ATP-binding protein — MNSEVVLRLKNITKTFPGVKALDNVHFEVRKGTVHGLMGENGAGKSTLMKIIIGIFQPDSGDIEYKGKPLHINNTADALNAGISMIHQELSPIPEMTVAENIFLGREPRRFGIVNEARLYEQTEKLLRDLEIHINPHTKMKDLSTAYIQMVEIAKAISYDSDLIIMDEPTSAITDREVAQLFKMIKHLKEKGVAIIYITHKMDEVFEITDECTIFRDGHYVGNEQSENLTSQDLITMMVGREVNQIFPKDNHNNFGDVILEVKNLSCKGKFENVSFQVRRGEILGFAGLMGAGRSEVMETIFGMTPKTSGDIYIQGKKVEINSPKHAINHGIGFLTEDRKRTGLFLPLSVADNTIMSDLKTYDNKVKLLDEKRINHNCESQREILKIKTPSIQQIINNLSGGNQQKVLIARWLLMDPDILIIDEPTRGIDVGAKSEIHKIMSELSKNGKAIIMVSSELPEVMGMSDRIMVMHEGKLTGEVAGIEATQEKIMEYATK; from the coding sequence ATGAATTCAGAAGTTGTTTTACGTTTAAAAAACATTACGAAAACATTCCCTGGTGTAAAAGCGCTGGATAATGTTCATTTTGAAGTGAGAAAAGGTACCGTTCATGGGCTTATGGGTGAGAATGGTGCTGGAAAGTCAACATTGATGAAGATTATTATTGGTATTTTTCAACCAGATTCAGGCGACATAGAGTACAAAGGAAAACCTTTGCATATTAACAACACGGCGGACGCTTTAAATGCTGGTATTTCAATGATTCATCAAGAATTAAGTCCCATACCAGAGATGACCGTTGCTGAAAATATTTTTTTAGGAAGAGAACCCCGTCGATTTGGTATTGTGAATGAGGCACGGTTATATGAGCAAACAGAAAAATTACTAAGAGATTTAGAGATTCATATTAATCCCCATACGAAGATGAAGGATTTGAGTACGGCCTATATACAAATGGTTGAGATTGCAAAAGCGATTTCATACGATTCAGATTTGATTATTATGGATGAACCTACTTCTGCCATTACGGACCGAGAAGTAGCTCAGCTGTTTAAGATGATAAAACACTTAAAAGAAAAAGGTGTAGCCATTATCTATATTACACATAAGATGGATGAAGTATTTGAGATAACAGATGAATGCACGATCTTTCGTGATGGCCATTATGTGGGTAACGAGCAATCAGAGAATCTGACAAGCCAAGACCTCATTACCATGATGGTAGGACGTGAAGTGAATCAGATATTCCCGAAAGATAACCATAATAATTTTGGCGATGTGATCTTAGAAGTTAAAAATTTATCCTGCAAAGGTAAGTTTGAGAATGTGAGTTTTCAAGTAAGAAGAGGCGAAATACTTGGGTTTGCAGGGCTAATGGGCGCAGGACGTTCAGAAGTCATGGAAACCATATTTGGTATGACACCCAAAACAAGCGGTGACATCTATATACAAGGTAAGAAAGTAGAGATTAATTCTCCCAAACATGCCATTAATCATGGTATAGGATTTCTTACAGAAGATCGAAAAAGAACGGGCTTATTTCTACCATTATCTGTAGCGGACAATACCATTATGTCTGATCTAAAAACATATGATAACAAGGTTAAGCTGCTAGATGAAAAGCGCATTAATCATAATTGTGAATCCCAAAGGGAGATTTTAAAAATTAAGACCCCCAGTATCCAACAAATCATTAATAATCTAAGTGGTGGTAATCAGCAAAAAGTACTGATTGCAAGATGGTTATTAATGGACCCAGACATATTAATTATCGATGAACCTACCCGAGGTATTGATGTAGGTGCTAAATCAGAAATCCATAAGATTATGTCTGAGTTATCTAAGAATGGGAAAGCCATTATCATGGTTTCTTCCGAATTACCAGAGGTCATGGGGATGAGTGATCGAATTATGGTGATGCATGAAGGTAAACTGACGGGTGAAGTAGCTGGTATTGAAGCAACACAAGAAAAAATAATGGAATATGCTACAAAGTAG